From Bos indicus isolate NIAB-ARS_2022 breed Sahiwal x Tharparkar chromosome X, NIAB-ARS_B.indTharparkar_mat_pri_1.0, whole genome shotgun sequence:
AAAAGcacaatttgttttctttgtttgtttgtttctaattttgcttttgaaTACATAGGAACTCTGAGTTGCCACCAAGGAAAAAGCAGGTTCCTCTGGGAGATGTATGCTTACTCTCTGAGGCCTTTCATTCATCTTGGCAGGACTTACTGTTGGTGGAGCCTGTATTTACAAGTACTTCATGCTGAAGGTAATATTAATGAAAGTTATTATCTTTTGGATTACTAATTGTTAcgtatttcagatcagatcagtcgctcagtcgtgtccgattctttgcaaccccatgaatcgcagcacgccaggcctccctgtccatcactaattcccggagttcactgagactcacatccatcaagtcagtgataccatccagccatctcatactctgtcgttcccttctcctcctgcccccaatccctcccagcatcagagtcttttccagtgagtcaactcttcgcatgaggtggccaaactactggactttcagctttagcatcattccttccaaagaaatcccagggctgatctccttcagaatggactggttgggtatgcttgaagtccaagggactctcaaaagtcttctccaacaccacagttcaaaagcaccaattcttcagtgaacagccttcttcacagtccaactctcacatccatacatgaccacaggaaaaaccatagccttgactagacgaacctttgttggcaaagtgatgtctctgatttgaatatgctatctagtttagtcataacttttcttccaaggagtaagcgtcttttaatttcatggctgcagtcaccatctgtagtgattctggagcccagaaaaataaagtctgacactgtttccactgtttccccatctatttctcatgaagtggtgggaccggatgccatgatcttcgttttctgaagctttaagccaactttttcactctcctctttcactttcatcaagaggcttttcagttcctcttcactttctgccgtaagggtggtgtcatctgcatatctgaggttattgatatttctcctggcaatcttgattccagcttgtgtttcttccagtccagcatttctcatgatgtactctgcatataagttaaataaacagggtgacaatatccagccttgacgaactccttttcctatttggaaccagtctgttgttccatgtccagttctaactgttgcttcctgacctgcatacaaatttcttaagaggcaggtcaggtggtctggtattcccatctctttcagaattttccacagtttattgtggtccacaccgtcaaaggctttgacatagtcaataaagcaaaaatagatgtttttctggaaccctgttgctttttccatgatccagcggatgttggcagtttgatctctggttcctctgccgtttctaaaaccagcttgaacatcaggaagttcacggttcacatattgctgaagcctggcttggagaattttgagcattattttactagcgtgtgagatgagtgcaattgtgtggtagtttgagcattctttggcattgcctttctttgggattggaatgaaaattgaccttttccagtcctgtggccacttctgtgttttccaaattagctggcatattgagtgcagcactttcacagcatcatctttcaggatttggaatagctcaactggaattccatcacctccactagctttgttcgtagtgatgctttctaaggcccacttgacttcacattccaggatctctggctctaggccagtgatcacaccatcgtgattatctgggtcatgaagatctttttttgtacagttcttctgtgtattctttccatcccTTCTTAATaaattcttcttctgttaggtccataacatttctgtcctttatcaagctcatctttgcatgaaatattcctttggtatctctgattttcttgaagagatccctagtctttcccattctgttgtttttctctatttctttgcactgttacGTATTTAGTGGAAACAAATCATTCTGTGATGGTCACCAGAGAAACAGTTTAGGGAAAGTTTTCAAATTACCTTTCAGTATAAAATTGATTTgtcttcatggtgatgactgtaaTCAACAATCCTCAGCTTGATAACTGGTACAACAAACTGATTTGAGCTTGAGAAATGGTTTAAATGTTAAGGTAGTAAGTTTTAGAAAGTTTTGATTGTCAGCTTTTGTCTTTTAGAGTACCTTCTACCATGGAGAAATGTGCTTCTTTGATTCTGAGGCTCCTGCAAATTCCCTCCAAGGAGAGGAACCCTACTTTCTGCCTGTGATGGAAGAGGCTGACATTCGTGAGGATGACAACATTGCAAATCATTGATGTGCCTGTCCCCAGATTCTTTGATAGTGACCCTGCAGCAATTCATGACTTCAAAAAGGTGTGTTTCTCATTCTTACAgatatttctgaatttcttttttccttgaatttATTGATATTAAATATGTTGATAAATGTAACTTCTTACAGCAGagcctttttcattcttttgctatTGAATatacattaattgattttgaaAGGTTGTAGATGCTTGTTCTAATGGTAGTTGAAAAATCTGCAGCATTGATACTCTCTAAATcatacctagatagcatattgaaaaacagagacattactttgtcaacaaaggtccgtctattcaaggctatggttggactgtgaagaaagctgagagccgaagaattaatgtttttgaactgtggtgttggagaagactcttgagagtcccttggactgcaaggagatccaaccagtccattctgaaggagatcagccctgggatttctttggaaggaatgatgctaaagctgaaagtccagtacttgggccacctcatgcgaagagttgactcattggaaaagactgatgctggaagggattgggggcaggagaagaaggggatgacagaggctgagatggctggatggcatcaccgactcgatggacatgagtttgagggaactccgggagttggtgatggacaggaaggcctggcatgctgcagttcatggggtcacaaagagttggacataactgagctactgaactgaactgaaatcatacCTAACATTTTCCCCTCCCCAACAGGGCATGATTGCTTATCTGGACTTGCTGCTAGGGAACTGCTGTCTGATGCCCCTAAATACCTCCATTGTTATGCCTCCAAAGAATCTGGTTGAGCTCTTTGGCAAACTGGCAGTATGTATTTTGGATGTCAACTCTTCCAAATAATATTGCTTCCacgttttaaaaattaatttgagccAAAACATTCCATTTcactgaaataattttcaaataaaaaatatttcatgagcttaaaactgttctaaaagcAAAGTCTATATTAAAAGTGTATCTGCTATAGGTGAGAATTTAAATAGTGGTTTTAAGAGTTTCTCAtttcaggctttaaaaaaaaaatttagagtgGCAAATACCTGCTTCACACTTAGGTGGTTCATGAAGATCTGGTTGCTGTACAAGAGATTCGTGATGTTAGTAACCTTGGCATATTTATTTACCAACTTTGCAACAAACTCAAGTCCTTCCATCTTCATAGAAGGGACCTGTTGCTGGGTAGGCAATTTATTCCCTCCTTCACCCTATATTATTGAGACAGTGAAAGAGAGTAGGGATGGAATACAGAGAAAGTAGAGAGCaaatttagatatatttttatttacacaaaaatgaaaaagcccTTTTCTTTGTGCATTTCCTCACAGGTTTCAACAAACATGCCATTGATAAGTGCTGGAAGATTAGACACCCAACAAACTTATTGTTGAGACCAACATTTGTCAAGAATAAAAGGCAACAAGAAATGAGCATATTTAGTAATAGGATCAGAGATTTACTATATGACTTCAACATTAAAGTGTATGGGATACTAAAGATATTTATTCATGCATTTACTCTAtggcttatattttttaaagggggaaaaaacctacTAACCACTTCAAGCTTTTgccaatttttaatttaataggtGTTACTAGTTTTTTGAAATGATAATGAAATAATTCttacctttttcttttgaatttatgcGGTTCAGATATCTGAAAGCAGCATGAATGTGTCAGCTACAACACTGACAATGAATTCCAtcctttgtatgtatatgtgtttctAAGTAAGCTCTTTAATCATATGGTAgagtatgttttaaatttaaaatatttaaattgtttgaCCTTTTTGTGTAAAGCATGCCAAATTGCTCAACCTTGTtaagtttcattttgtttctcattttgtgCTACTTTCCTGAATTTAGAAATTATATCTTTACATAGCTGCTCAGTGTTCTGTAATAGATCTGGTTTATATGTGAAAATTTTTCCTAAAGAAGTTATTTTCCATattgcagtgatttttttctcaCTGATAACAGTATTGTGAAATCCACAAAACTATGTAAGTACTGAATGCTATAAGGAATTTAGGTTGTATAAATTCTACAAACCCATAATAAATGTTACCATATTTGACTAGTGTTCATTTGAGGGACACATAATATGAATAATTAGCATTACTTATTAAGCTTTGGTATACCTgcaataaatctaaaattatgaATCTACTTTGCCTTTACTCccgtgtatgctaagtcgcttcagtcatgtccgactctttgcaaccttatgaacCATTggccaccagccttctctgtccatgggattttccaggcaagaatactggactgggttgccatgccctcctccagggaatcttcctgacccagggattgaacctgcatctcttacgtctcctgcattggcaagcaagttctttaccactagtgccgctgtacacattcatattttataatttcatagtTTAACCTCCTTTTGATATTATATCAATTACTCATGTATAAAGGCCCCATAATTGGCTTACTTGTAAATTCAACTATTTAAGAGCCTTCAAGTCTATAGCAATTTCTGACCTTTAATGTACTTcctttttaatcaaaatataagCAATCATATGCAACTACAATAGGTCAATAAGAACTCAACATGGATAGGATGTTGATGACTTTTAACAACTTCACATGCTGTGATCTCTACTCTAAGAGTATAAACTCCATACAAAGAGGGTTATTACTTTAGATCAGCAGTCCCcagtctttttggcaccagagactggtTTTGCAGGATACAGTTTTTCCGTGGATTGGTGGTGGAGAGGTGGTGATTTCAGGATGACTGAAGTGCAtttcatttattgtgcactttgtttCTATCATTATTACACTGTGATGTATAATGAGATAATTATACATCATTTCATTactcaccataatgcagaatcagttggagccctgagcttgttttcctaCAACCATCTGGGGGTGATGGAAGACAGTGACACTCACAAAGTGAGTTGCTTATGTCCAGTCTACTCTGTAatcttgtttcatttgctgttactGAGGAAAACCCTGCTTCACAAAGATAAGATGTTGATAATGGAAGCAGGCTTTTCAGTGCCTTTGTGGCAATCTCAAGATATTTTGCCTTGACTTTAATCTAGAATGTATGGAGATATGAAGCTATctcaaacattcttttttttaatttttttattaatttgtttttttttttaattgaaggataattgctttacagaattttgtcttttctgtcaaatctcaacatgagtcagccataggtatatatatatatgtccccacccttttgaacctccctcccatttccctccacaTCCCACTACTCTAGGTTGATaaagagcccctatttgagttttctgagacatacagcaaattcacaTTTGCTATCTATGTTACATATGGTAATGaaagtttccacgttactctcaACATACaactcaccctctcctcccctctccatgtgtccgtaagtctattctcaATGTGTGTTTCTCCATTGTTACCCTGGAAATAAGTTCTggagtactatttttctagattctgtaatgtgcattagtatacaatatttatctttctctttctcacttacttcactctgtatagtaggctctaggttcatccacttcattagaacgtactcaaatatgttcctttttatggctgagtaatattccatgcgaagagttgactcattggaaaagactctgatgctgggatggattgggggcaagaagagaaggggatgacagaggatgagatggctggatggcatcaccgactcgatggatgtgagtttgaggaaaccccgggagttggtgatggacagggaggcctggagtgctgcagttcatggggtcgcaaagagtcagacatgactgagcaactgaactgaactgaatattccactgtgtatatgtaccattactttatccattcatctatggatgggcatctaggtttcttccatgttctagctcttgtaaatagtgctgtagtgaacaacgggatacatgtgtctttttcagttttggtttccttaaGGTATATgactaggagtgggactgctgggtcataccctggctttattcctttttttttttttaaggaagctccataccgtctttcatagtggctgtatcaatttacattccaaccaaccaTGCAAAAGCATTCCATTTccccacaacctctccagcatttactgtttgtacactttttgaggatggctattctgaccaatgtgagttgatatctcattatagtttttatttacatttctctaataatgagtgaactgcccatcttgggtggccccacgggcatggcttactttcattgagttagacaaggctgtggtcctagtgtgatgagtttgactagttttctgtaattatggtttcagtatttctgccctctaatgccccctttcaacacctaccatcttacttgggtttctcttgccttggatatggggtatctcttctcggctgctccaacaaagtgcggccactgctccttaccttggaggagggatatctcctcaccaccgcccctcctgaccttgaacacgcagtagctcctctcggcccttctGCACCCATTCAGCCACCACTCCTTGAAGGTGGGattgctcctcccagccactgcccctggcttCGGGTGTGGGGTAggtcctcccggctgccgcctgtggcctcaggcatggggtagctcccCCCAGCCACGGCCCCTGGCCTCAGATATGgtgtagctcctctcagccactgccccGACCTCGAATATGGGGTAGCTCCCCTCGGCCATTCCTGCACCagtgcagcctggcactctcagccactgcccctgaccttggacgtggggtaactcctcttggctgcaggccttcgggcatggggtcctcccggttTCTGACCCTGagctcagacgtggggtagctcctcttggctgcacTAAGTGCGCCAGTGGCAGCCGCCCATGCTTaaggtcatgatggagaggtctgacagaatgtggtccactggaaaagggaatgccaaaccacttcagtattcttgccttgagaaccccatgaacagtatgaaaaggcaaaatgataggacactgaaagagaaactccccaggtcagtaggtacccaatatgctactggagatcagtggagaaataactccagaaagaaggaagggatggagccaaagcaaaaacaatacccagttgtggatgtgactggtgatagaagcaaggtccaatgctgtaaagagcaatattgcccagtaacctggaatgtcaggtccatgaatcaaggcaaattggaagtggtcaaacaagagatggcaagagtaaatgctgacattctaggaatcagcgaactcaagtggactagaatgggtgaatttaactcagatgaccattatatctactactgcaggcaggaatccctcagaagaaatggagtagccatcagggtcaacaaaagagtttgaatacagtacttggatgcaatctcaaaaacaacagaatgatctctgttcgtttccaaggcaaaccattcaatatcacagtaatccaagtctatgccccaaccagtaacgctgaagaagctgaagttgaacggttctatgaagacctacaagaacttttagaactaacacccaaaaaagatgtccttttcataataggggactggaatgtaaaagtaggaagtcaagaaacaactggaataacaggcaaatttggcctagggatatggaatgaagcagggaaaagactaatagaattttgacaagaaaatacactggtcatagcaaacaccctcttccaacaacacaagagaagactctacacatggacatcaccagatggtcaacatcgaaatcagattgattatattctttgcagccaaagatggagaagctctatacagtcaataaaaacaaaacatggagctgactctggctcagatcatgaactccttattgtcaaattcagacttaaattgatgaaagtagggaaaatcactagactatcaggtatgacctaaatcaaatcccttatgattatacagtggaagtgagaaatagatttaagggcctagatctgatagatagagtgcctgatgaactatggaatgaggttcgtgacattgtacaggagacagggatcaagccatccccatggaaaagaaatgcaaaaaaatcaaaatggctgtctggggaggtcttacaaatagctatgaaaagaagcgaaaagcaaaggagaaaaggaaagatataagcatctgaatgcagaattccaaagaatagcaagaagagataagaaagccttcctcagcgatcaatgaaaagaaatagaagaaaataaccgaatgggaaagactagagatctcttcaagaaatttagagataccaagagaacattccatgcaaagatgggcttgataaaggacagaaatggtatggacctaacagaagaagaagatattaagaagaagcggtggcaagaatacacagaagaactgtacaaaaaagatcttcacgacccagataatcacgatggtgtgatcactgacctagagccagacatcctggaatgtgaagccaagtgggccttagaaagcatcactatgaagaaagctagtggaggtgatggaattccaggtgagctactccaaatcctgaaagatgatgctatgaaagtgctgcattcaatatgccagctaatttggaaaacacagaagtggccacgggactggaaaaggtcagttttcattccaatcccaaagaaaggcaatgccaaagaatgctcaaactaccacacaactgtactcatcttacatgctagtaaagaactgctcaaaattctccaagccaggctttagcaatacatgaaccatgaacttccagatgttcaagctggttttagaaaaggaagaggaaccagagaccaaattgccaacatttgctggatcattgaaaaagcaagagagttccagaaaaacgtctatttctgctttatttactttgccaaagtctttgattgtgtggatcacaataaactgtggaaaattctgaaagagatgggaataccagaccacctgacctgccttttgagaaatttgtatgcaggtcaggaagcaccagttagaactggacatggaacaacagtctggttccaaattggaaaaggagtacatcaaggctgtatattgtcacactgcttatttaacttatatgcagagtacatcatgcgaaatgctgggctggaagaagcacaagctggaatcaagattgccaggagaaatatgaataacctcagatatgcagatgacaccacccttagggtagaaagtgaagaggaactaaaaatcctcttgatgaaggtgaaagaggagagtgaaaaagttggcttaaagctcaacattcagcaaatgaagatcatggcatctggtcctatcacttcatgggaaatagatggggaaacagtggaaacagtgtcagactttatttttgggggctccaaaatcactacagatggtgactgcaaccataaaattaaaagaagcttactccttgaaagaaaagttatgaccaacctagatagcatattcaaaagcagagacattactttgccaacaaaggttcgtctagtcaaggctatggtttttcctgtggtcatgtatggatgtgagagttggactgtgaagaaggctgagcaccgaagaattgatgcttttgaactgtggtgttgcagaagactcttgagagtcccttggactgcaaggagatccaaccagtccattgtgaaggagataagccc
This genomic window contains:
- the ITM2A gene encoding LOW QUALITY PROTEIN: integral membrane protein 2A (The sequence of the model RefSeq protein was modified relative to this genomic sequence to represent the inferred CDS: inserted 1 base in 1 codon; deleted 1 base in 1 codon; substituted 5 bases at 5 genomic stop codons), whose protein sequence is MVKTAFNTPTAVQKXEAQQDVEALTSRTVQAQIXTCKELXVATKEKAGSSGRCMLTLXGLSFILAGLTVGGACIYKYFMLKSTFYHGEMCFFDSEAPANSLQGEEPYFLPVMEEADIREDDNIAIIDVPVPRFFDSDPAAIHDFKKGMIAYLDLLLGNCCLMPLNTSIVMPPKNLVELFGKLASGKYLLHTXVVHEDLVAVQEIRDVSNLGIFIYQLCNKLKSFHLHRRDLLLGFNKHAIDKCWKIRHXNKLIVETNICQE